A stretch of Cicer arietinum cultivar CDC Frontier isolate Library 1 chromosome 5, Cicar.CDCFrontier_v2.0, whole genome shotgun sequence DNA encodes these proteins:
- the LOC101496549 gene encoding pentatricopeptide repeat-containing protein At4g33170, with protein MHLRLRATSIVNNPLTQRSHLIHSHSNSHPSSHLPQWFSILRHAIAASDLLLGKRTHALILTSGHTPDLFLTNNLITMYAKCTSLTSARQLFDITLQRDIVTWNAILAAYAHTIELDDFHKTHEAFHLFRILRQSTVVATRHTLSPLFKLCLFTASPSASETLHGYAAKIGLQWDVFVAGALVNIYAKFRRIREARVLFDRMPARDVVLWNVMLKAYVEMGLGDEALVLFSEFHRSGLRPDCISVRTVLMGFGKKTVFERELQQVRAYATKLFMCDDDSDVIVWNKTLSSYLQAGEAWEAVDCFRDMIKLHVPLDSLSFIVILSVVASLNHLELGKQIHGAVLRFGWDQFVSVGNSLINMYIKGGSVYYARRMFGQMKEVDLISWNTVISGCALSGLEEGSLRLFIGLLRSGLLPDQFTIASVLRACSSLEESYFLGRQVHTCALKAGVVLDSFVSTALIDVYSRSGQMEEAALLFNNQNGFDLASWNAMMHGHIVSDNYREALWLFRLMHENGEKADQITLANAAKAAGCLVGLQQGKQIHAVVIKMRFDFDLFVISGILDMYLKCGEVESAHKVFNEIPSPDDIAWTTMISGCVENGEEERALFTYYQMRLAGVQPDEYTFATLVKACSLLTALEQGKQIHANIMKLNCAFDPFVMTSLVDMYAKCGNIEDAYGLFRRMYTRSVALWNAMIVGLAQHGNAEEALNFFNEMKYRGVRPDRVTFIGVLSACSHSGLIPDAYENFYSMQKNYGIEPEIEHYSCLVDALSRAGRIQEAEKVVSSMPFEASANMYRTLLNACRVQGDKETGKRVAEKLFTLDPSDSAAYVLLSNIYAAANQWENAVSARSLMRRVNVKKDPGFSWVDLKNKVHLFVAGDRSHKETGLIYNKVEYVMKRIREEGYVPDTDFTLVDIEEEDKESALYYHSEKLAIAYGLMKTPPSTTLRVIKNLRVCGDCHNAIKYISKVFQREIVLRDANRFHHFKSGICSCGDYW; from the exons ATGCATTTGCGATTGCGAGCCACTTCCATTGTGAACAATCCACTCACCCAACGCTCTCACCTCATTCACTCTCACTCCAACTCACACCCTTCCTCTCATCTTCCTCAATGGTTCTCCATCCTCCGTCACGCCATCGCAGCCTCCGACTTACTCCTTGGAAAACGCACCCACGCCCTCATTTTAACCTCCGGCCACACTCCCGATCTTTTTCTAACCAACAACCTCATTACCATGTACGCTAAATGCACCTCTCTTACCTCCGCACGCCAACTGTTCGACATAACGCTTCAAAGAGACATCGTAACTTGGAACGCCATTCTCGCCGCGTATGCTCACACCATAGAACTCGATGACTTCCACAAAACCCATGAAGCCTTTCACCTCTTCCGTATTCTCCGTCAATCCACCGTGGTCGCCACTCGTCACACTTTATCTCCTCTCTTCAAGTTGTGTCTTTTCACTGCTTCTCCCTCCGCTTCCGAGACCCTTCACGGTTATGCCGCTAAGATTGGGTTGCAATGGGACGTGTTTGTCGCTGGTGCATTGGTTAATATATATGCTAAGTTTCGACGAATTAGAGAGGCGCGTGTTCTGTTTGATAGAATGCCTGCGAGGGATGTGGTGCTTTGGAATGTCATGTTGAAGGCTTATGTGGAAATGGGTCTTGGTGATGAAGCTTTGGTTCTTTTTTCCGAGTTTCATCGAAGTGGGCTGCGTCCTGATTGCATTAGTGTTCGTACTGTTCTAATGGGGTTTGGTAAGAAAACTGTTTTTGAAAGGGAATTGCAGCAGGTTCGAGCTTATGCTACCAAGTTGTTTATGTGTGATGATGATTCGGATGTTATTGTTTGGAACAAAACTCTATCTTCGTATCTCCAAGCAGGTGAAGCTTGGGAAGCCGTTGATTGCTTTAGAGATATGATCAAATTGCATGTGCCGCTTGATAGCTTGAGTTTTATTGTGATTCTCTCTGTGGTTGCCAGTTTGAATCATCTTGAACTGGGAAAACAGATTCACGGTGCTGTTTTAAGGTTCGGATGGGATCAATTTGTTTCTGTTGGGAATAGCCTTATTAATATGTACATTAAGGGTGGTTCTGTTTATTATGCAAGAAGGATGTTTGGTCAGATGAAAGAAGTTGATTTAATATCGTGGAACACTGTGATATCTGGTTGTGCTCTGAGTGGTTTGGAGGAGGGTTCTTTAAGGTTGTTTATTGGTTTATTACGGAGTGGACTGCTGCCGGACCAATTCACCATTGCAAGTGTTTTGAGGGCTTGCTCTTCTCTTGAAGAAAGCTACTTTCTTGGTAGGCAGGTTCATACTTGTGCTTTAAAAGCTGGGGTCGTCTTAGATTCATTTGTTTCGACAGCTCTAATTGATGTCTATTCTAGGAGTGGACAGATGGAGGAGGCAGCACTTCTTTTTAATAACCAAAATGGATTTGATTTGGCATCTTGGAATGCTATGATGCATGGGCATATAGTGAGTGATAACTATCGTGAAGCCCTGTGGCTATTTAGACTAATGCATGAAAATGGAGAGAAAGCTGATCAGATTACTCTGGCAAATGCGGCTAAAGCTGCTGGGTGTTTGGTGGGGCTTCAACAAGGGAAGCAGATTCATGCTGTTGTTATAAAAATGaggtttgattttgatttgtttgtcATTAGTGGTATTCTGGACATGTATCTAAAGTGTGGAGAGGTGGAAAGTGCACATAAAGTTTTCAATGAAATCCCTTCACCAGATGACATTGCTTGGACCACTATGATTTCGGGATGTGTGGAAAATGGGGAGG AAGAGCGTGCTCTTTTTACATATTACCAGATGAGACTTGCTGGGGTGCAACCCGATGAGTATACCTTTGCTACCCTTGTCAAAGCTTGCTCTCTTTTAACAGCACTGGAACAAGGGAAACAAATTCATGCAAATATTATGAAGTTGAATTGTGCGTTTGATCCTTTTGTGATGACCTCACTTGTTGACATGTATGCCAAGTGTGGGAATATAGAAGATGCATATGGTTTATTTAGAAGAATGTACACTAGGAGTGTTGCCTTGTGGAATGCCATGATAGTAGGATTGGCTCAACATGGAAATGCTGAGGAAGCTCTCAATTTCTTCAATGAAATGAAATATAGGGGTGTAAGACCAGATAGAGTTACTTTTATTGGGGTCCTTTCTGCCTGTAGTCATTCCGGTTTGATACCTGATGCCTATGAAAATTTTTATTCTATGCAGAAAAACTATGGAATTGAACCTGAGATTGAGCACTATTCTTGTCTCGTCGATGCCCTTAGCCGTGCAGGGCGCATACAAGAAGCTGAGAAGGTAGTATCATCAATGCCATTTGAAGCTTCTGCTAATATGTATAGAACACTGCTTAATGCATGCAGGGTTCAGGGAGACAAAGAGACCGGAAAACGTGTAGCAGAAAAGCTTTTTACCTTGGATCCATCTGATTCAGCGGCTTATGTTCTGTTATCCAATATTTATGCCGCTGCTAACCAATGGGAAAATGCTGTGAGTGCTAGAAGTTTGATGAGAAGAGTAAATGTAAAGAAGGATCCAGGGTTTAGTTGGGTAGATTTGAAAAACAAGGTGCATTTATTTGTAGCTGGTGATAGATCACACAAAGAGACTGGTTTGATATATAATAAGGTGGAGTATGTTATGAAGAGGATCAGAGAAGAAGGATATGTCCCTGATACAGATTTTACACTTGTTGATATAGAAGAAGAGGATAAAGAGAGTGCTTTATATTATCACAGTGAGAAGCTAGCAATAGCTTATGGGCTCATGAAAACTCCACCATCAACCACATTAAGAGTaattaaaaaccttagagtATGTGGAGATTGCCATAATGCAATCAAGTATATATCAAAAGTTTTTCAGAGAGAGATTGTTTTGAGAGATGCAAATCGGTTCCATCATTTCAAGAGTGGGATCTGCTCTTGTGGTGATTACTGGTGA